One Gemmatimonadales bacterium genomic window, CGCCCTCGTAACTTCGGGCGAACGGCGCCGCGCCCGCCGCCTGCACCGCCGCCAGGCGCGGGAGCCGGGAGATGAGCCCCCAGGCGTACGCCTCGCGCAGCGCCTTCCCGAACGCCGCCGTGTTGCCCAGGTTGCCGGCCGGAAGCACGATCCAGTGCGGCGGCTCCCAGCCGAGCTGCTGCAGCAGCTCCAGCACGATGGTCTTCTGTCCCTCCAGCCGAAACGGATTGATCGAGTTGAGCAGGTAGACGCCGAGCTGACTGCTCGCCTCCTCCACCAATCGAAGACAGTCGTCGAAGTCCCCGCGCACCAGCAGGGTCTTGGCGCCGTACGCCAGTGTCTGTGCCAGCTTCCCCAGCGCCACCGCCTGCGCGGGCACCAGCACGAGCGCGGGAAGACTTGCCTGGGCCGCGTACGCCGCGAGCGAGGCGGAGGTGTTGCCGGTCGAGGCGCACGCCACGGCGGTGGCGCCGATGCGGCGGGCCTGGGTGACGCCGACCGTCATCCCCCGATCCTTGAAGGAGCCGGTGGGGTTGTGACCTTCGTGCTTGAGCAGCAGGTGACCGACACCGGTCCACCGGTCGAGCGCGGTGCGATGGATCAACGGCGTGTTGCCCTCGGGATGAGAGACCACCTCCGTGGCCGACGGCAGCACGATCTCGCGAAAGCGCCACACCCCCGAGGCGGAGACTCCCGGCCGCTGCCCGCGGCGCTCGGTGAAGCGCTGCAGCAGCGCCTGTGGCGGACCGGGCGGCGGCCGATGGCGGATCTCGAGCAGACCGCCGCACACGGTGCAACGGGGATGTGGATCGAGCTCGGTGGCCTCGTTGCCGCAGGTCAGGCACACCTGCCAGCTCGGCGGACGCTGCGTGTCGAATCTCACGGTGACTCTCCCGCCGCGTCGATCAGCCGCGCGCCGACCCGGTCGACCTGATCGACGCTCGACTCGCTGCGAATGCCTCGCGATAGATATCCGGAGACCATCGCCGCCGCGACCCGCTCGCCCGCCGCCCGCCCGCGGGTGAGCGCGAACGCCGTGGGACCGCTGCCCGAGATGGAGCTCCCCAGCGCCCCCGCGGACAGCGCCGCGGCCTTGGCCTCGGCAAAGCCGGGCAGGAGCGGCGCGCGCACCGGCTCGGCGATCCGGTCATCGATCGCCCGGCCGAGCAGGGCGAAGTCGCCCAGGGCGAGGGCGGCCACCAGGGCACCCACCTGAGCCGCCTGATGGACGGCCACGTCTCGACGAATCTCCTCCGGCAGCACGCTGCGTGCGTGCGCCGTGCGCAGCTGCTGGTCCGGCCGCACCAGGACGACGTGGAGATCATCCGGTACCGGGAGCTGCACCAGGTCCAGCGTGTCCATGCACCGAATGAGCACGATGCCCCCCAACAGCGACGGCGCGATGTTGTCCAGATGGCGGCCCGCGACCGCTTCCTCGGCAACCAGGCATGCCTTGAGCAGCTCCGTCCACTCGAGCGGTCCGCCCAGCAAGGCATTGACGGCCACGGCGCCGGCCACGGCGGAGGCGGCACTGCCGCCCTGACCGCCTGAGAGGGGCAGTCCCTTCCGGACCGAGAGCGCGATGCCGCGGCCGCGGGAGAGGTCCGCGGCGGCCGCGGCGGCCACCGCGTGCGCCGCGAGACCGGCCGTATGGTGCCGGGAATCGCTGGAGAGGTCCGGGTGTCCCGGCGCCAGGATGTGGACGCCGGGCCGGTCCACCCATTCGGCGCGCACCACGTCTCCTCTGCCGGCCACGGCCAGCCCGAGGATATCGAGTCCCGGTCCGACGTTGCCGATGCCGCCGGGCGCGAACGCGACGACGGGAGCGTCGCTCTTCATGCGCCCGCGAGCCGGAGGATGTCGTTCAGCACGCCCGCGGCCGTCACCTCGGCGCCGGCGCCCGGGCCGGTGATGACCAGCGGATTCGCCTTGTAGCGTGCCGTGGTGAAGACCAGCTGATTGTCGGAGCCCTTGATCGCGGCCAGCGGACTGGCGGTCGGGACGGCGCGGAGCCCGACGGCGATCTTGCTGGGCGTCACCGTGGCCACGTAGCGCAGCACCGTGCCCGCCGCTCCGGCGGCAGTGACCCGGCGCTTCCACCCGCCGTCGAGCTCCTCCAGGCGCTCGAGGAACTCCGCCAGCGGGAGCGGGCGGGCCCACTTGGGCACCAGGGATTCGACCGCGGTCCGCTTGAGCTCGCCGGGATAGCCGAGCAGGCGCCCCAGGATCAATGCCTTCCGCCCGACGTCCATGCCGGAGAGATCCTCGCGGGGATCGGGCTCGGTGTATCCGCGGCTCATGGCGGCGCGGACGGCAACCGAGAATGCCACCCCGGCGGACACCTCGCTCAGGACGAAGCCCAGCGTGCCGGAGAGTAATCCCTCGATGTGGTCGACCCGATCGCCCGACTCGATGAGCTTGTGGTAGGTATCGATGACCGGGAGGCCCGCACCGACCGTGGCCTCGTGCAGGATGCGCCGGCCCCGGGCCCGGGCCGTCTCCCACAGCGCGTCGCTCACGGCGCGGCGCCCCGCCAGCGGGCGCTTGTTGGCGAGGACGAGGTCCATGCCGCTGGTGAGCGCCTGCTCCAGCACCGGGGCGGTGTCGTCCGCGGTGAGATCGACCAGCACCGGCC contains:
- the thrC gene encoding threonine synthase, translated to MRFDTQRPPSWQVCLTCGNEATELDPHPRCTVCGGLLEIRHRPPPGPPQALLQRFTERRGQRPGVSASGVWRFREIVLPSATEVVSHPEGNTPLIHRTALDRWTGVGHLLLKHEGHNPTGSFKDRGMTVGVTQARRIGATAVACASTGNTSASLAAYAAQASLPALVLVPAQAVALGKLAQTLAYGAKTLLVRGDFDDCLRLVEEASSQLGVYLLNSINPFRLEGQKTIVLELLQQLGWEPPHWIVLPAGNLGNTAAFGKALREAYAWGLISRLPRLAAVQAAGAAPFARSYEGGFARRHKVKAETVATAIRIGDPASYDRAVRAIRETKGVVLALADDELLEAKAAVDACGVGCEPASAASVAGVRELVARGLMDPAEHAVAVLTGHILKDPGVLLTYHRETEPPPPGANAPIEIEPTLSAVERVLRSVSR
- a CDS encoding homoserine kinase, which codes for MKSDAPVVAFAPGGIGNVGPGLDILGLAVAGRGDVVRAEWVDRPGVHILAPGHPDLSSDSRHHTAGLAAHAVAAAAAADLSRGRGIALSVRKGLPLSGGQGGSAASAVAGAVAVNALLGGPLEWTELLKACLVAEEAVAGRHLDNIAPSLLGGIVLIRCMDTLDLVQLPVPDDLHVVLVRPDQQLRTAHARSVLPEEIRRDVAVHQAAQVGALVAALALGDFALLGRAIDDRIAEPVRAPLLPGFAEAKAAALSAGALGSSISGSGPTAFALTRGRAAGERVAAAMVSGYLSRGIRSESSVDQVDRVGARLIDAAGESP